One Paenibacillus sp. FSL W8-0186 genomic window carries:
- the atpB gene encoding F0F1 ATP synthase subunit A, whose protein sequence is MHSAPVINLGGFNLDLSAIFMLLVSSLIVFVLCRLAVSNLSVENPSKMQNFMEWVVEFVQGIVGSAMDLKKGKPYISLGLTLILFIFVSNLLGLPFSIITETHKEETFLGFIIEATRGLSDGNHVELLWWKSPTADVSVTAGLAIIVFILMNYLGLKLNRKHYLKHYIEPYPFFLPLNIIENLAKPVALAIRLFANIFAGEVLITVILKMGFLGIPFLAVWQGFSIFVGALQAFIFTILTMVYIAQTTIHEEDH, encoded by the coding sequence ATGCATTCAGCACCGGTGATTAATCTTGGGGGATTCAACCTCGATCTTTCGGCAATTTTCATGCTGCTGGTCAGTTCGCTAATTGTGTTTGTATTATGCAGACTGGCTGTTAGCAATCTTTCCGTCGAAAACCCTTCCAAAATGCAAAATTTTATGGAATGGGTTGTCGAATTTGTCCAGGGGATTGTCGGAAGCGCGATGGATTTGAAGAAGGGTAAGCCTTACATATCCCTGGGGCTTACGCTCATTCTGTTCATTTTCGTATCCAACCTGCTTGGATTGCCTTTCAGTATTATTACAGAGACTCACAAAGAAGAGACTTTCCTGGGCTTCATTATTGAAGCGACAAGAGGTCTTAGCGATGGGAACCATGTCGAGCTGCTTTGGTGGAAATCGCCTACGGCGGACGTATCGGTGACGGCCGGGCTTGCGATTATCGTATTCATTCTGATGAACTACCTTGGTCTTAAGTTAAACCGCAAACATTATCTGAAGCATTACATCGAGCCGTATCCGTTCTTCTTGCCGCTCAATATCATTGAGAACCTGGCAAAGCCGGTCGCACTTGCGATTCGTTTGTTCGCAAACATTTTTGCGGGCGAGGTTCTGATCACGGTCATTCTGAAGATGGGATTCCTAGGTATTCCATTCCTGGCCGTATGGCAAGGTTTCAGTATATTTGTCGGCGCGCTTCAAGCCTTCATATTTACGATCCTTACGATGGTATACATTGCACAGACAACGATTCACGAAGAAGATCATTAA
- the atpF gene encoding F0F1 ATP synthase subunit B, translating to MTVLWENIVITIIAFGILYWLLSKYAFSKLFAVMEQRRELVLGQLEEAKQTKEQANVYVEEQKAALNQARQEAYEIIEQAKQSSSKQARDLLEQAKQDTTRMKNEAIRDIENERNKAVESLRGEIGTFSVNIASKLIEREVENNPEEQEKLVNQYLKEVGSKS from the coding sequence GTGACTGTCCTTTGGGAGAATATCGTCATTACCATAATTGCGTTTGGAATTCTGTACTGGTTGCTTAGCAAGTATGCTTTCAGCAAACTGTTTGCGGTAATGGAGCAGCGCCGCGAGTTGGTGCTCGGGCAACTGGAAGAAGCAAAGCAAACGAAAGAGCAGGCAAATGTATATGTCGAGGAGCAGAAGGCTGCTCTTAATCAGGCTCGTCAAGAAGCCTATGAAATTATCGAGCAAGCGAAGCAAAGCAGCAGTAAGCAAGCGCGTGATTTGCTGGAGCAGGCGAAGCAGGACACTACTCGCATGAAGAACGAAGCAATCCGCGATATCGAGAACGAGAGAAACAAGGCCGTCGAATCCTTGCGCGGCGAGATTGGTACTTTCTCCGTCAACATTGCCTCTAAGCTGATCGAGCGTGAGGTCGAGAACAATCCGGAAGAACAAGAGAAGCTTGTTAACCAATATCTTAAAGAGGTAGGTAGCAAATCATGA
- the wecB gene encoding UDP-N-acetylglucosamine 2-epimerase (non-hydrolyzing): MSKIKVMTIFGVRPEAIKMAPLILELQKHQDHIESVVCVTAQHREMLDQVLEVFKIVPDYDLDVMKPNQTLNEITIRVLGGLESVLREAKPDIVLVHGDTLTTFLASYAAFLQGIKIGHVEAGLRTWNKWSPYPEEMNRQLTGVLADLHFAPTEWSANNLRKENKPESSIYITGNTITDVFQYTVQPNYWNSALDFAAGKRLILMTAHRRESQGEPHMNIFRAVKRIADEFEDVAIVYPVHPSPPVREPAHATLGGHPRIKLIEPLDVVDFHNIYPHTHLIVTDSGGMQEEAPSFGVPVLVLRDTTERPEGIEAGTLELVGTDEEMVYERIKALLTNGSLYESMSRAANPYGDGKASERIVNAIYHHFGAIDHRPEDFHRKFTNSNDQ; this comes from the coding sequence ATGTCTAAAATCAAGGTAATGACAATTTTTGGCGTCAGGCCTGAAGCGATCAAGATGGCCCCGTTAATTCTTGAGCTGCAGAAGCATCAGGACCATATCGAATCGGTGGTCTGCGTTACGGCACAGCATCGCGAGATGCTGGACCAGGTGCTCGAGGTGTTCAAAATCGTTCCGGACTATGACCTGGATGTCATGAAGCCGAACCAGACCCTGAATGAAATCACGATACGGGTTCTGGGCGGCCTCGAGAGCGTTCTGCGTGAAGCGAAGCCGGATATCGTGCTTGTCCATGGGGATACCCTGACTACTTTTTTGGCGAGCTATGCGGCTTTTCTGCAGGGTATAAAAATCGGGCATGTCGAGGCTGGACTGCGCACTTGGAATAAATGGTCGCCATATCCCGAGGAGATGAACCGCCAATTAACGGGGGTTCTGGCGGATCTGCATTTTGCCCCGACCGAGTGGTCAGCCAACAATTTGCGCAAGGAAAATAAGCCGGAGTCAAGTATATATATCACAGGCAACACAATAACTGATGTGTTTCAATATACAGTACAGCCTAATTACTGGAACTCAGCGCTGGACTTCGCTGCCGGAAAACGGCTGATTCTGATGACGGCTCACCGCCGGGAATCGCAAGGCGAGCCGCATATGAACATTTTTCGTGCTGTAAAGCGCATTGCTGACGAGTTCGAGGATGTCGCCATCGTTTATCCGGTGCATCCTAGCCCTCCGGTTAGAGAGCCGGCACATGCCACATTGGGAGGCCATCCGCGCATCAAGCTGATCGAACCTCTTGACGTTGTGGATTTCCACAACATTTATCCGCATACTCATCTGATCGTGACGGATTCCGGCGGCATGCAGGAGGAGGCTCCTTCCTTTGGCGTCCCAGTGCTTGTGCTCCGCGATACGACGGAGCGCCCGGAAGGGATTGAGGCAGGAACGCTTGAACTTGTCGGTACGGATGAGGAGATGGTTTATGAACGGATCAAGGCGTTGTTGACGAACGGTTCGCTGTATGAATCTATGAGCCGTGCGGCAAATCCTTACGGAGATGGAAAGGCATCCGAAAGAATTGTCAATGCGATATATCACCATTTCGGTGCAATTGATCATCGTCCAGAGGATTTTCACAGAAAGTTCACAAATTCGAATGATCAATAA
- a CDS encoding ATP synthase subunit I, producing MDDLGSIVTAVSRLTFLLLSAVLFGWAFAPEYRPFLAGLFLGLAVGLLYVRYLSIKVRQLAELAVSQEQRKFNFGFITRICLVFITVMVAAKFEQISLISAIIGLFVPQLLTIPASIVIGLRNKS from the coding sequence ATGGATGATTTGGGTTCCATTGTTACAGCGGTATCCCGGTTAACGTTCCTGTTATTGTCCGCAGTTCTTTTTGGCTGGGCTTTTGCTCCGGAATATCGGCCGTTTTTAGCCGGGTTGTTTCTGGGATTAGCCGTCGGATTGCTGTACGTCCGGTATTTATCCATCAAGGTGCGGCAGCTGGCCGAGCTTGCAGTCAGCCAGGAGCAGCGCAAATTCAATTTTGGTTTCATTACTAGAATTTGTCTGGTATTCATTACAGTCATGGTTGCGGCAAAGTTCGAGCAGATATCGCTGATATCCGCCATTATCGGACTGTTTGTGCCGCAGCTACTGACCATCCCGGCGAGCATTGTGATCGGGCTCCGAAACAAATCTTAA
- a CDS encoding TIGR01440 family protein: MDRERTEQSLREQAAEVLEELVSAASLGSGHLVVIGASTSEVAGQRIGTAGAENIAAELYAGFAEVQSKHGFEIAFQCCEHLNRALVMERSVLERLGLTEVAAVPVPKAGGSMAAAAYRQLKQPCLAESVQAHAGLDVGETLIGMHLKRVAVPYRPARRYIGEARVTAAWTRPKLIGGERAVYQLPEVQDSHLCD, translated from the coding sequence ATGGATAGAGAACGAACGGAGCAATCGCTTCGCGAGCAAGCGGCCGAGGTGTTGGAGGAACTGGTCTCCGCAGCTTCCCTCGGATCCGGGCATCTGGTCGTCATCGGAGCTAGTACAAGCGAGGTGGCAGGGCAACGGATCGGTACGGCTGGCGCAGAGAATATAGCCGCTGAATTGTATGCCGGATTTGCCGAAGTGCAGAGCAAGCATGGCTTTGAGATAGCCTTTCAATGCTGTGAGCATTTGAACCGGGCACTGGTCATGGAGCGTTCTGTGCTGGAGCGGCTGGGTTTAACTGAAGTTGCGGCTGTGCCTGTGCCGAAGGCAGGCGGTTCAATGGCAGCTGCGGCATACCGCCAGCTGAAGCAGCCCTGCCTGGCAGAAAGCGTTCAGGCTCATGCCGGCCTGGATGTCGGCGAGACGCTGATCGGCATGCATCTAAAACGCGTAGCTGTTCCTTATCGCCCAGCGAGGCGGTATATCGGGGAGGCTAGGGTGACCGCAGCCTGGACGCGGCCGAAACTGATCGGCGGGGAACGGGCGGTCTATCAGCTGCCGGAGGTGCAGGATTCGCATCTGTGCGACTGA
- the atpE gene encoding F0F1 ATP synthase subunit C, with protein sequence MEFLAAAIAVGLGALGAGLGNGMIVSRTVESIARQPEARGPLQTTMFIGVGIVEVVPLAATVIAFLIMFS encoded by the coding sequence ATGGAATTTTTGGCAGCAGCTATCGCAGTTGGTTTGGGCGCACTTGGCGCAGGTCTTGGTAACGGTATGATCGTTAGTAGAACGGTGGAATCCATCGCTCGTCAGCCAGAGGCACGCGGTCCGCTCCAAACAACGATGTTCATCGGTGTTGGTATCGTCGAGGTTGTACCTCTTGCGGCTACAGTTATTGCATTCTTGATCATGTTCTCTTAA
- the upp gene encoding uracil phosphoribosyltransferase, with the protein MGKLVVCDHPLIQHKLTFIRDMQTNTKDFRELVDEVATLMAYEITREVPLESIKVQTPVCEAEAKVISGRMLGLIPILRAGLGMLDGVLKLLPAAKVGHVGLFRDPQTLQPVEYYVKLPTDVQERELIVIDPMLATGGSAIAAIDVLKKRGCTQIKMMNLIAAPEGVQAVQEAHPDVDIYVAALDERLDEQGYIVPGLGDAGDRLYGTK; encoded by the coding sequence ATGGGAAAATTGGTGGTATGTGATCACCCTTTGATTCAACACAAACTGACTTTTATTCGAGACATGCAAACGAACACGAAGGATTTCCGTGAATTAGTGGATGAAGTGGCTACGCTGATGGCCTATGAAATTACAAGAGAAGTTCCGTTGGAATCCATCAAAGTGCAGACGCCTGTCTGCGAAGCCGAGGCGAAGGTGATTTCTGGCCGGATGCTCGGATTGATTCCGATTCTTCGCGCAGGCTTGGGCATGCTGGATGGCGTGCTGAAGCTGCTTCCTGCAGCCAAGGTAGGCCATGTGGGACTGTTCCGCGATCCGCAGACCCTGCAGCCTGTCGAATATTATGTGAAGCTGCCGACGGATGTTCAGGAGCGCGAGCTTATCGTGATCGACCCGATGCTGGCTACGGGCGGATCGGCGATCGCAGCGATCGATGTGCTGAAGAAACGCGGCTGTACGCAAATTAAAATGATGAACCTGATTGCGGCGCCCGAAGGTGTACAAGCCGTTCAGGAAGCTCACCCTGACGTGGATATTTATGTTGCTGCGCTGGATGAGCGTCTGGATGAGCAGGGCTACATCGTTCCAGGATTGGGAGATGCGGGCGACCGGCTCTATGGAACAAAATAA